Proteins encoded within one genomic window of Panicum virgatum strain AP13 chromosome 1N, P.virgatum_v5, whole genome shotgun sequence:
- the LOC120657376 gene encoding subtilisin-like protease SBT1.4, giving the protein MARLAWVLCLLLVVATAVAVAVAVAESETEAVSTYIVHVAPAHAPRSSRPRALSSAYGSFLRGHLPARVARPAPRVLYSYAHAATGFAARLTGAQAAHLSSQDSVLAVVPDATHQLHTTLTPSFLGLSESSGLLPASGGGTGVVIGLIDTGVYPNDRASFAADPSLPPPPSTFRGGCVSTPAFNASAYCNNKLVGAKFFNLGYQAAHGGEIEETESRSPLDTNGHGTHTSSTAAGSAVADAAFFDYAKGKAVGMAPGARIAAYKACWTRGCTYSDILMAFDEAIKDGVNVISVSLGAVGRAPQFYSDTTAVGAFSAVRKGIVVSASAGNAGPGEFTAVNVAPWILTVGASTINRQFPANVVLGNGETFNGTSLYAGTPLGASEIPLVYGGDVGSSVCEAGKLIASMVAGKIVVCDPGVNGRAAKGEAVKLAGGAGAILVGSKAFGEQALATAHILPATAVTFAAAAKIKRYIRTNASPVATIVFLGTVIGRTPSSPRMASFSSRGPNFIAPEIFKPDVTAPGVDILAAWTGENSPSELDSDTRRVKFNIISGTSMSCPHVSGIAALLRQAHPDWSPAAIKSALMTTAYNVDNGGDIIKDMSTGEASTPFVRGAGHVDPNCALDPGLVYDAGADDYISFMCALGYTSDQIAVLTRDGSVTDCSTRSGSVGDLNYPAFSVVFSSGDGTVTQRRVVRNVGSNAEATYTATVTRPAGVGVAVEPPTLQFSATQRTQEYAITFAAQQGGVTEKYTFGSIVWSDGKHKVTSPIAITWPASQVAAM; this is encoded by the coding sequence ATGGCGAGACTAGCATGGGTGCTGTGCCTCCTGCTCGTTGTTgccacggcggtggcggtggcggtggcggtcgcGGAGTCTGAAACGGAGGCCGTGTCCACCTACATTGTGCACGTCGCGCCGGCGCACGCGCCACGGTCGTCACGGCCCCGCGCGCTTTCCAGCGCGTACGGCTCCTTCCTGCGCGGCCACCTCCCCGCGCGCGTCGCGCGCCCGGCGCCGAGGGTGCTCTACTCGTACGCGCACGCCGCGACGGGCTTCGCGGCGCGGCTGACGGGGGCCCAGGCCGCGCACCTCTCCTCCCAGGACTCCGTGCTCGCGGTCGTGCCCGACGCGACGCACCAGCTGCACACCACGCTGACGCCGTCGTTCCTCGGCCTCTCGGAGTCGTCCGGTCTGCTCccggcgtccggcggcggcacgggcgtCGTGATTGGCCTCATCGACACCGGCGTGTACCCGAACGACCGCGCGTCTTTCGCCGCGGAcccgtcgctgccgccgccgcccagcacgTTCCGGGGCGGCTGCGTCTCGACGCCGGCGTTCAACGCCTCCGCGTACTGCAACAACAAGCTCGTCGGCGCCAAGTTCTTCAACCTGGGGTACCAGGCTGCGCACGGAGGGGAGATTGAGGAGACGGAGTCTAGGTCGCCGCTCGACACCAACGGCCACGGTACGCACACCTCGTCCACGGCCGCGggctccgccgtggcggacgCCGCCTTCTTCGACTACGCCAAGGGCAAAGCCGTCGGCATGGCTCCGGGCGCGCGCATTGCCGCCTACAAGGCGTGCTGGACAAGGGGATGCACGTACTCTGACATTCTCATGGCATTTGACGAGGCCATCAAGGATGGGGTCAACGTCATCTCCGTCTCACTCGGCGCTGTTGGCAGGGCGCCACAGTTCTATAGCGACACCACGGCCGTGGGAGCGTTCAGCGCCGTCCGCAAGGGCATCGTCGTGTCCGCCTCTGCAGGCAACGCCGGCCCCGGCGAGTTCACCGCCGTCAACGTCGCGCCGTGGATCCTGACGGTCGGTGCGTCAACCATCAACCGCCAGTTCCCAGCGAACGTCGTCCTCGGCAACGGCGAGACCTTCAACGGCACCTCCCTCTATGCCGGCACGCCGCTCGGCGCAAGCGAGATACCGTTGGTCTATGGAGGGGACGTGGGCTCAAGTGTCTGTGAAGCTGGCAAGCTGATCGCCAGCATGGTCGCCGGAAAGATCGTGGTGTGCGACCCAGGCGTGAATGGTCGAGCAGCTAAAGGAGAAGCCGTGAAGCTTGCCGGAGGAGCCGGAGCAATCCTAGTTGGCAGCAAAGCTTTCGGCGAGCAGGCCTTGGCTACCGCTCACATCCTTCCCGCGACGGCCGTCACGTTCGCCGCTGCCGCGAAGATCAAGAGGTACATAAGGACGAACGCGTCCCCCGTCGCGACGATCGTGTTCCTCGGCACTGTCATCGGCCGGACGCCGTCTTCCCCAAGAATGGCATCCTTTTCCAGCCGCGGCCCAAATTTCATCGCGCCGGAGATCTTCAAGCCGGATGTCACCGCCCCTGGAGTGGACATCCTAGCTGCCTGGACCGGCGAGAACTCTCCCTCGGAGCTCGACAGCGACACGAGGCGGGTGAAGTTCAACATCATCTCCGGCACGTCCATGTCGTGCCCGCACGTGAGCGGCATCGCCGCGCTGCTCCGGCAGGCGCACCCGGACTGGAGCCCCGCCGCCATCAAGTCCGCGCTGATGACCACCGCGTACAACGTCGACAACGGCGGCGACATCATCAAGGACATGTCGACCGGCGAGGCATCCACGCCGTTCGTGCGCGGGGCCGGCCATGTGGACCCCAACTGCGCCCTGGATCCGGGCCTGGTGTacgacgccggcgccgacgatTACATCTCCTTCATGTGCGCGCTCGGCTACACCTCCGATCAGATCGCCGTCTTGACGAGGGACGGCTCGGTGACCGACTGCTCCACGCGCTCGGGCTCCGTGGGCGACCTCAACTACCCGGCCTTCTCGGTCGTGTTCAGCTCCGGGGATGGCACGGTCACGCAGCGACGCGTCGTGCGCAACGTCGGGAGCAACGCCGAGGCCACGTACACGGCCACCGTCACCAGACCCGCCGGCGTGGGCGTCGCGGTGGAGCCTCCGACGCTGCAGTTCAGCGCGACGCAGCGGACGCAGGAGTACGCAATCACCTTCGCGGCGCAGCAGGGAGGCGTGACCGAGAAGTACACGTTCGGGTCCATCGTGTGGAGTGACGGCAAGCATAAGGTGACCAGCCCCATTGCCATCACCTGGCCGGCGAGCCAAGTGGCGGCGATGTGA